A region of Dioscorea cayenensis subsp. rotundata cultivar TDr96_F1 chromosome 5, TDr96_F1_v2_PseudoChromosome.rev07_lg8_w22 25.fasta, whole genome shotgun sequence DNA encodes the following proteins:
- the LOC120261871 gene encoding dnaJ homolog subfamily B member 1-like, which produces MGVDYYKVLQVPRNATDEDLKKAYRKLAMKWHPDKNPNNKNEAEAKFKQISEAYDVLSDPQKRAVYDQYGEEGLKGQVPPPGAGGSSFFGGGGGGGGGDGGRFNTRSADDIFAEFFGFTSTSGGMGGGKGGSRFPGGMFGDDFFSSAFGGEASQSRQPLKAPPIENQLPCSLEDLYKGTTKKMKISRDVTDMSGRTTPVEEILTIEIKPGWKKGTKITFPEKGNEMPNVIPADIVFIIDEKPHSIYSRDGNDLIVTQKISLVEALTGYTVNLVTLDGRNLSIPINTIIHPGYEEIVPREGMPIPKDRTMRGNLRIKFNIKFPSRLTAEQKASIKRVLAP; this is translated from the exons ATGGGAGTGGATTACTACAAGGTCCTTCAGGTCCCACGTAACGCCACCGATGAGGATCTCAAGAAGGCCTACCGCAAGCTCGCCATGAAGTGGCATCCTGATAAGAACCCTAACAACAAGAATGAAGCTGAGGCGAAGTTTAAGCAGATCTCTGAAGCGTATGAT GTTCTTAGTGATCCGCAGAAGCGTGCAGTGTATGATCAGTATGGGGAGGAAGGGCTCAAGGGCCAGGTTCCGCCGCCTGGAGCCGGAGGATCATCTTtctttggtggtggtggtggcggtggtggtggtgatggaggTCGGTTTAATACGAGGAGCGCGGATGATATATTTGCCGAGTTCTTTGGGTTCACAAGCACGTCCGGAGGCATGGGCGGTGGAAAAGGTGGGTCGAGATTCCCCGGTGGGATGTTTGGGGATGACTTCTTCTCATCGGCGTTTGGTGGAGAGGCTTCGCAGTCACGGCAGCCACTGAAGGCTCCGCCTATTGAGAACCAGCTGCCTTGCAGTCTTGAGGACTTGTATAAAGGGACcacaaagaagatgaagatttCCAGGGATGTCACTGATATGAGTGG GAGAACCACTCCTGTGGAGGAAATCCTCACAATTGAAATAAAGCCTGGGTGGAAGAAGGGGACTAAAATCACATTCCCAGAGAAAGGGAATGAGATGCCCAATGTCATTCCTGCAGACATAGTCTTCATCATTGATGAGAAACCACATAGTATATATAGCCGTGATGGAAATGATCTCATTGTAACACAGAAAATCTCTCTGGTGGAAGCCCTGACAGGTTACACTGTCAACCTGGTAACTCTTGATGGTCGGAACCTCAGCATCCCCATAAACACAATAATCCATCCTGGCTACGAAGAAATAGTGCCCAGGGAGGGCATGCCAATTCCAAAAGATCGGACAATGAGAGGAAACCTGAGGATCAAGTTCAACATCAAGTTCCCAAGTAGACTGACTGCAGAGCAGAAAGCCAGTATCAAAAGAGTGCTGGCTCCATGA
- the LOC120260511 gene encoding sphingoid long-chain bases kinase 1 isoform X1, translated as MQKAIYHLQNTGSLKVLPQHAGRRASNRRTQVATGQQSSPTVFPEKRSKVKSSRQNDVNVANEDLEKGMKHEHRIDIGNEQSDLLGYEVFSGKLALDKKSKRPNTEEQTEPGTSKHDSIDSKLTSKALIWGPRMLCLEDVISVSYNAGLRHFTVHSYPIIRKSCFFKPRRDRKDFRFVATNSEEAFQWVSGFADQQCFINCLPHPMVSSKKQPVDVVTDDPLFDQPHVKSKSPPKILVILNPRSGHGRSSKVFHGKVEPIFELAGFKMEVVKTTSAGHAKTLASTVDFSTCPDGIVCVGGDGIVNEVLNGLLSRSDQKEAISIPIGVIPAGSDNSLVWTVLGVRDPISAAIAIVKGGLTATDVFAVEWIQTGVVHYGTTVSYFGFLSDVLELSEKYQKRFGPLRYFVAGFLKFLCLPKYNFDLEYLPISKDISGTKGKVVDDDEKVDMSDLYTDIMQRPNTEGLPRASSLSSIDSIMTPSRMSGGDFDFSGNTLASSEPSDYVRGLDPKAKRLSLGRNNMMQEPEEVIHPQPNLSTTPNWPRTRSRSRTEKGWAGLTAANDTRCSWAAPTMNDKEDISSTMSDPGPIWDSEPKWDTEPTWETEDPIHFPGPPDDIEQGLKKELVPSLEEKWMVKKGQFLGILVCNHSCKTVQSLSSQVVAPKAVPDDNCLDLLLVHGSGRMRLLRFFVRLQFGRHLSLPYVEYVKVKAAKVRPGANSNNGCGIDGELLRVNGQVMCSLLPEQCRLIGRPARECI; from the exons ATGCAGAAGGCCATTTATCATCTACAAAATACTGGTTCATTGAAGGTTCTTCCTCAACATGCTGGACGTCGTGCAAGTAATAGACGCACACAAGTGGCAACTGGACAGCAATCCTCTCCTACTGTATTTCCAGAAAAACGAAGTAAAGTAAAATCTTCAAGGCAAAATGATGTAAATGTTGCCAATGAAGATCTCGAAAAAGGAATGAAACATGAGCATAGAATTGACATTGGAAATGAGCAGTCTGATCTGTTGGGCTATGAAGTTTTCTCTGGTAAACTTGCTCTtgataaaaaatctaaaagacCAAATACAGAGGAACAGACTGAACCAGGAACATCCAAGCATGATAGCATTGATTCAAAACTCACAAGTAAAGCATTGATTTGGGGACCTCGCATGCTTTGTCTTGAGGATGTGATATCt GTATCATATAATGCCGGCCTTCGACATTTCACTGTGCACTCATACCCTATCATCAGGAAGTCTTGTTTTTTTAAGCCACGAAGAGATCGTAAGGATTTTCGTTTTGTTGCTACAAATTCTGAGGAAGCTTTTCAGTGGGTTTCAGGTTTTGCGGACCAGCAATGTTTCATTAATTGTTTGCCTCATCCAATGGTTTCAAGTAAGAAGCAACCAGTTGATGTAGTAACAGATGATCCTCTCTTTGACCAACCACATGTCAAATCTAAAAGTCCTCCAAAAATACTTGTGATACTTAATCCTCGTTCTGGACATGGCCGATCTAGTAAAGTTTTCCATGGCAAAGTGGAACCTATCTTTGAG CTTGCAGGTTTTAAGATGGAAGTAGTTAAAACTACATCTGCTGGTCATGCTAAAACTCTTGCCTCAACTGTTGATTTCAGCACATGCCCAGATG GAATTGTGTGCGTTGGTGGTGATGGAATTGTCAATGAG GTTCTCAATGGCTTACTTAGTCGAAGTGATCAGAAAGAAGCAATTTCAATTCCTATTGGAGTAATTCCAGCTGGTTCTGACAATTCACTTGTCTGGACTGTCCTTGGAGTGAGAGATCCAATTTCAGCTGCAATAGCTATTGTGAAG GGAGGCCTAACAGCTACAGATGTCTTTGCGGTTGAGTGGATTCAAACTGGTGTTGTTCACTATGGCACAACAGTTAGTTATTTTGGTTTTCTCAGTGATG TTCTCGAACTCTCTGAGAAATATCAGAAGCGATTTGGTCCCCTTAGATATTTTGTGGCTggttttcttaaatttttatgcTTACCCAAGTATAACTTTGACTTGGAATATCTTCCCATCTCAAAGGATATATCAGGCACTAAAGGAAAGGTTGTCGATGATGATGAGAAGGTTGATATGTCTGACCTTTATACTGATATAATGCAGAGGCCAAACACAGAGGGTCTCCCCAGAGCTTCCAGTTTATCTAGTATTGATTCAATCATGACCCCAAGTAGAATGTCTGGTGGGGACTTTGACTTTTCTGGTAATACACTTGCAAGCAGTGAGCCATCTGATTATGTCCGAGGACTGGATCCAAAAGCAAAACGTTTATCCTTGGGTAGAAATAATATGATGCAAGAACCTGAAGAAGTTATTCACCCCCAACCGAACCTGTCAACTACCCCTAACTGGCCAAGGACTAGATCAAGGTCACGGACAGAGAAAGGTTGGGCTGGCTTGACTGCTGCAAATGATACCAGGTGTTCTTGGGCAGCTCCAACAATGAATGACAAAGAAGATATTTCCTCAACCATGTCTGATCCAGGTCCCATCTGGGATTCTGAACCAAAGTGGGATACTGAGCCTACTTGGGAAACTGAGGACCCTATTCATTTTCCAGGACCTCCAGATGATATTGAACAAGGTTTAAAGAAGGAACTTGTTCCAAGTTTGGAAGAGAAGTGGATGGTTAAGAAGGGTCAGTTCCTTGGCATATTAGTGTGCAACCATTCATGCAAGACTGTGCAGAGTTTAAGTTCTCAGGTTGTTGCGCCAAAGGCTGTTCCTGATGATAACTGTTTAGACTTGCTTCTGGTCCATGGAAGTGGTAGAATGAGGCTGTTAAGATTTTTTGTGCGCTTGCAATTTGGGCGACATCTTTCCCTTCCCTATGTGGAATATGTCAAG GTGAAGGCTGCAAAGGTTAGGCCCGGTGCTAACAGTAACAACGGATGCGGTATTGATGGAGAGTTGCTTCGTGTGAATGGGCAAGTCATGTGCTCTTTGCTGCCTGAACAATGCCGGCTGATTGGCCGTCCTGCCAGGGAATGTATATAG
- the LOC120260511 gene encoding sphingoid long-chain bases kinase 1 isoform X2, protein MKHEHRIDIGNEQSDLLGYEVFSGKLALDKKSKRPNTEEQTEPGTSKHDSIDSKLTSKALIWGPRMLCLEDVISVSYNAGLRHFTVHSYPIIRKSCFFKPRRDRKDFRFVATNSEEAFQWVSGFADQQCFINCLPHPMVSSKKQPVDVVTDDPLFDQPHVKSKSPPKILVILNPRSGHGRSSKVFHGKVEPIFELAGFKMEVVKTTSAGHAKTLASTVDFSTCPDGIVCVGGDGIVNEVLNGLLSRSDQKEAISIPIGVIPAGSDNSLVWTVLGVRDPISAAIAIVKGGLTATDVFAVEWIQTGVVHYGTTVSYFGFLSDVLELSEKYQKRFGPLRYFVAGFLKFLCLPKYNFDLEYLPISKDISGTKGKVVDDDEKVDMSDLYTDIMQRPNTEGLPRASSLSSIDSIMTPSRMSGGDFDFSGNTLASSEPSDYVRGLDPKAKRLSLGRNNMMQEPEEVIHPQPNLSTTPNWPRTRSRSRTEKGWAGLTAANDTRCSWAAPTMNDKEDISSTMSDPGPIWDSEPKWDTEPTWETEDPIHFPGPPDDIEQGLKKELVPSLEEKWMVKKGQFLGILVCNHSCKTVQSLSSQVVAPKAVPDDNCLDLLLVHGSGRMRLLRFFVRLQFGRHLSLPYVEYVKVKAAKVRPGANSNNGCGIDGELLRVNGQVMCSLLPEQCRLIGRPARECI, encoded by the exons ATGAAACATGAGCATAGAATTGACATTGGAAATGAGCAGTCTGATCTGTTGGGCTATGAAGTTTTCTCTGGTAAACTTGCTCTtgataaaaaatctaaaagacCAAATACAGAGGAACAGACTGAACCAGGAACATCCAAGCATGATAGCATTGATTCAAAACTCACAAGTAAAGCATTGATTTGGGGACCTCGCATGCTTTGTCTTGAGGATGTGATATCt GTATCATATAATGCCGGCCTTCGACATTTCACTGTGCACTCATACCCTATCATCAGGAAGTCTTGTTTTTTTAAGCCACGAAGAGATCGTAAGGATTTTCGTTTTGTTGCTACAAATTCTGAGGAAGCTTTTCAGTGGGTTTCAGGTTTTGCGGACCAGCAATGTTTCATTAATTGTTTGCCTCATCCAATGGTTTCAAGTAAGAAGCAACCAGTTGATGTAGTAACAGATGATCCTCTCTTTGACCAACCACATGTCAAATCTAAAAGTCCTCCAAAAATACTTGTGATACTTAATCCTCGTTCTGGACATGGCCGATCTAGTAAAGTTTTCCATGGCAAAGTGGAACCTATCTTTGAG CTTGCAGGTTTTAAGATGGAAGTAGTTAAAACTACATCTGCTGGTCATGCTAAAACTCTTGCCTCAACTGTTGATTTCAGCACATGCCCAGATG GAATTGTGTGCGTTGGTGGTGATGGAATTGTCAATGAG GTTCTCAATGGCTTACTTAGTCGAAGTGATCAGAAAGAAGCAATTTCAATTCCTATTGGAGTAATTCCAGCTGGTTCTGACAATTCACTTGTCTGGACTGTCCTTGGAGTGAGAGATCCAATTTCAGCTGCAATAGCTATTGTGAAG GGAGGCCTAACAGCTACAGATGTCTTTGCGGTTGAGTGGATTCAAACTGGTGTTGTTCACTATGGCACAACAGTTAGTTATTTTGGTTTTCTCAGTGATG TTCTCGAACTCTCTGAGAAATATCAGAAGCGATTTGGTCCCCTTAGATATTTTGTGGCTggttttcttaaatttttatgcTTACCCAAGTATAACTTTGACTTGGAATATCTTCCCATCTCAAAGGATATATCAGGCACTAAAGGAAAGGTTGTCGATGATGATGAGAAGGTTGATATGTCTGACCTTTATACTGATATAATGCAGAGGCCAAACACAGAGGGTCTCCCCAGAGCTTCCAGTTTATCTAGTATTGATTCAATCATGACCCCAAGTAGAATGTCTGGTGGGGACTTTGACTTTTCTGGTAATACACTTGCAAGCAGTGAGCCATCTGATTATGTCCGAGGACTGGATCCAAAAGCAAAACGTTTATCCTTGGGTAGAAATAATATGATGCAAGAACCTGAAGAAGTTATTCACCCCCAACCGAACCTGTCAACTACCCCTAACTGGCCAAGGACTAGATCAAGGTCACGGACAGAGAAAGGTTGGGCTGGCTTGACTGCTGCAAATGATACCAGGTGTTCTTGGGCAGCTCCAACAATGAATGACAAAGAAGATATTTCCTCAACCATGTCTGATCCAGGTCCCATCTGGGATTCTGAACCAAAGTGGGATACTGAGCCTACTTGGGAAACTGAGGACCCTATTCATTTTCCAGGACCTCCAGATGATATTGAACAAGGTTTAAAGAAGGAACTTGTTCCAAGTTTGGAAGAGAAGTGGATGGTTAAGAAGGGTCAGTTCCTTGGCATATTAGTGTGCAACCATTCATGCAAGACTGTGCAGAGTTTAAGTTCTCAGGTTGTTGCGCCAAAGGCTGTTCCTGATGATAACTGTTTAGACTTGCTTCTGGTCCATGGAAGTGGTAGAATGAGGCTGTTAAGATTTTTTGTGCGCTTGCAATTTGGGCGACATCTTTCCCTTCCCTATGTGGAATATGTCAAG GTGAAGGCTGCAAAGGTTAGGCCCGGTGCTAACAGTAACAACGGATGCGGTATTGATGGAGAGTTGCTTCGTGTGAATGGGCAAGTCATGTGCTCTTTGCTGCCTGAACAATGCCGGCTGATTGGCCGTCCTGCCAGGGAATGTATATAG
- the LOC120261558 gene encoding triose phosphate/phosphate translocator TPT, chloroplastic produces the protein MASSAGTLSGSATGSCTGIAALFCIRRSPRDATSFSLAGHRSHGPVGNAGNLILNRQLRPAIVLDGSPISISQRRPSHLELLRPVAAAASSSPAEGSDSAGEAKVEFAAKYPTLVTGFFFFMWYFLNVIFNIINKKIYNYFPYPYFVSVIHLFVGVVYCLASWTVGLPKRAPMDNKLLKLLIPVAICHAIGHITSNVSFAAVAVSFTHTIKALEPFFNAAASQFILGQQIPFSLWLSLAPVVIGVSMASLTELSFNWLGFISAMISNISFTYRSIYSKKAMTDMDSTNLYAYISIIALIVCIPPALILEGPQLLKHGFNDAIAKVGLTKFVTDLFWVGLFYHLYNQVATNTLERVAPLTHAVGNVLKRVFVIGFSIVVFGNKISTQTGIGTCIAIAGVAIYSYIKAKMEEEKLQKKTT, from the exons ATGGCGTCGTCGGCGGGGACTCTCTCCGGCTCCGCCACCGGTTCTTGCACCGGCATTGCTGCCCTATTCTGCATCCGTAGGTCTCCGCGCGATGCTACCTCATTCTCCCTTGCGGGGCACCGTTCCCATGGCCCCGTCGGCAACGCTGGCAACCTCATCTTGAACCGCCAGCTCCGCCCCGCCATCGTCCTTGATGGATCACCGATTTCGATCTCTCAACGCCGGCCATCTCATCTTGAGCTCCTCCGGCCGGTCGCCGCTGCTGCCTCGTCCTCCCCCGCTGAGGGGAGCGATTCCGCCGG TGAAGCTAAAGTTGAGTTTGCCGCCAAATACCCCACTCTCGTCAccggcttcttcttctttatgtg GTACTTCCTGAACGTGATATTCAATATCATCAACAAGAAGATTTATAACTACTTCCCTTATCCTTA TTTTGTGTCAGTGATCCATCTTTTTGTGGGAGTGGTGTATTGTCTGGCGAGCTGGACCGTTGGGCTGCCGAAGCGCGCA ccaATGGACAACAAGTTGTTGAAACTGCTAATTCCTGTCGCAATATGCCATGCTATTGGTCATATTACCAGCAATGTGTCATTTGCTGCTGTAGCTGTCTCATTCACCCACACTATCAAAG CCCTGGAACCTTTTTTCAATGCGGCTGCATCACAGTTCATCCTCGGACAACAAATACCATTTTCCTTGTGGTTATCACTGGCTCCAGTTGTGATTG GTGTGTCAATGGCATCACTCACTGAATTGTCCTTCAATTGGCTTGGTTTTATTAGTGCTATGATTTCCAACATATCCTTTACATACAGGAGCATTTATTCCAAAAAAGCAATG ACTGACATGGACAGCACCAACTTGTATGCATACATTTCAATCATTGCACTTATCGTTTGCATCCCTCCGGCACTCATT cTTGAGGGGCCTCAACTGTTGAAGCATGGCTTTAATGATGCCATTGCCAAAGTGGGCCTAACAAAGTTCGTCACAGATTTGTTCTGGGTTGGGTTGTTTTATCACCTCTACAATCAG GTGGCAACCAACACACTAGAGAGAGTGGCTCCTCTTACGCATGCAGTGGGGAATGTGTTGAAGCGTGTGTTTGTGATTGGTTTCTCCATCGTAGTCTTTG GAAACAAAATCTCCACACAAACTGGCATCGGAACTTGTATTGCAATTGCGGGAGTTGCCATTTACTCATACATCAAGGCTAAGATGGAAGAAGAGAAGCTG CAAAAGAAAACTACCTGA